The Coffea arabica cultivar ET-39 chromosome 6e, Coffea Arabica ET-39 HiFi, whole genome shotgun sequence genome contains the following window.
CCCGTTATCCCAGTCGTGATTGTCCCGCTGTTTTTTTGGGCTTTTCAGTTTGTTTCATAGCCCCCGTCTCATGGGCAATTGGGCTGTCTTAGAAGCACGCCACTTAACCGCTTATTAAACCAAATCACATTTGCGCAAGTACCGGCAAATCTTTGGAAAATGCTCCGTCTCTTTTTGCTATGGTACCTATAATTCTAATTCATTTACGTCTTATTTCATAATTTCGTGATTTaaacttttgaaataatttaataattaataattctTATTCTATATCCAATCATGAATTTAATTTCAATAATATTATTGTATTCTAAAAGGACTGTCGAGCACCCTTGAACCTTTGTAATCTTCCTTCATTGAAAGAAATTTTCATGcgaaactattttttttttctttttttgagtaACATATCAAACTATATTGATCTGGTGAGAATTTTGTTTGTTGCTGCTACTTAAGAGCTACAAAGTGATTAGATTAGATTAACTTTTTCGTATTGGCAATGTCCGTCACATTAGTGATTAATGGAAAACAAATTACTTTCAATTGTATGTCCAATACTATAACTTATCTTGTTTGATATTATAAACATgtgtaataaataaataaactaacaAGGATCAAATGAAAATGTACAAATTCACTTAACAAAGATATAAAAGGATACTAAGAGGtatatatttcaaataacaactATTCTTTCACATAAATTGAAATTGCGCTGCCGCTTTGTTTGAATGGAgcattattccaaataattatttgaaatacttACTGtatcactttttgtgatgtgatgtatgtgaaataaaaaaatagttgaaaatataaaaagatgaattgaaaaatgtgtttatgatggaaacgaaaaatttttttggaaaaacttgctaTCCAAACATTTAGAGATAATCAACCCAGATTGTATAGTTTGGGGGGCCAAATATGAAAGGGAGGCAGTTGAAGGGGGTATTTTGCAATCAACCTACCATTTCACCGTCTGAAGTTTGAAAAGTGGTTTGATGCCTGCGCAGGTGACCACCAGCTACCAGCATTTACCTTCCTGGAACAGCCCGAAAAAGGAGGCTTAGCAGTTAGCATCCGCGATCTccatttcacaaaatttatttacttattttcgGAAGTATAATATCTTTTGAccgtaattttcttttttattttcttcctcCAAATTCATGCATGCTTAATATATTCTTCACTAATTTTGATCATTAGATTCCAATTTTTAATGTTCAGATGGAAGTAAGAAACGGAGGAGAGGAAATAGACCGGCTAGAAAGGGGGCTATTACTCGACAGCAGCGGCTCAAGCGTGGATTCCCAATCGGCGAACgacgaggaggaggaggagaccGATCATTTTGATGAAGAAGAACCGGTGCTGTATACGGCGTCGTTCGAGGAGGCCGAAGAGAATTTCGTAAATTACGAGACAGTTCAGTGGGTATTGTACTCATTGCTGTTGATTTTGGCATGGGGGATAGGGCTTTTCATGCTGCTTTATTTGCCCTTTCGGAGATATATCCTGCGTAAGCATATCCGCTCCAGAAAGCTCTACGTCACCCCTAACGCCATTGTCTACaaagtaatttttttctttttcttttttttgacacTCTTTATTTGAATTAAGTTTAGCAATCAAATTAATGCAGTTTTTTttcgggtttgggttgggttaGGTGATAAAGCCAGTTCCATTCCCTTGTTTTGGGGTTTTTAAAAGAGAGAAGCATATTGTACTGCCTTCAGTAGCTGACATTGCGATTGAACAAGGTAAAAAGCTTGGGCATCTTTTCTCCCCCACTTACATTGTTTTAATTGTATGAATTAGTCTGCTGATAACCTACACATCTGGCTTGGAAGAGATACAAATGGGTCTGGGTGGATGAATTACCTAGCTGATTGTGATTCGCCTTTAAGTGCTTAAATaggttgtttttcttttctttgtttttgttcaTTGGAGATGGTTGCTTAGACTGCTTAAAAATTGGAATTTTATAAAGAATGTTTCTTGGAAAGATTTGGTCTAGGCAGTAATGCATGGTTTAATTGGTTGAGGAGCTTCATGGTGTTAGATGAGTGCAACTGATGATAAAAGCATCTCATTGCCTTTCATTGGCACAGGGGCAATCGTTAATTCCTTATTTTTTCCTGGCCGACTTAGCTGGTTAAGATATAAATGGTGCAGTaagttttttgttatttatcaAAATCGGAAAAATGGTGTTTCAAATTTTATGTTGGCCGCTTGAAGATTGATTAGTCTAATAGTTACAAGAAGTTACTGGTTAAGATTTATGTTGGCCGTTAATTCTTTATTTAAAGTATCTGTTCCAGCTTTGGGTTGTATTTCCTATACTTATCgataaaggaaaaagaaaatgctaGTTGTGATGTCATTTGGCATTTGGTTATGCATACTATAGGGTTATTACTGTATGCAGCATCTCTAACCTTGAGATATTGTCAGGATATCTACAGTCTAAGTTTGGTGTCTACTCAATACGAATTGAGAATGTTGGTGTGAGAAGGCCACCAAGCGATGATCTTCAAATCCAAGGCATTGCTAATCCTCATGCTTTTAGGAAGGTATactttaatttcattttgtgatTTCCCTGAGCAATTCTTCTGTGTTCATTGGGATAATTACATTAATTAGGAAAACTTTTTCAGGCTGTTCTGATGCGTCTTTCAAATATAAGAAGTCAGGCATTCTCAAGACAAGCTTCTGCTGTGGAAGATACAAATTCAAGGCTAGCTCAATCATCAACTGCTTCGGTAAGTTAGTTTAAAAAGCTCATGAAATTATTGCATTTACTATTAATCAAGTATTAATTTTTCCATTCATATTCGAGTTTTTGGTCTCTCATGTGCTCTTTTGAATGGTTTCCAGATGTCCCCCTCAAAATTCCTCAGGCATGATTCTTCTTCTCATATTCCGGAGTGGGTAATTTTGCAAAAGCTGGAGGAGGTTGGCAGTTCAGTGAAGGTGACACAAAGTTGCTTCTTTTGTGGGGATGGATTGGGAAGGGGTTGGGTGTTTAAGTTTGAAGTCTTTTTACTTTGATTGAATTAGAATTTTGCATTTCCTGCTGCTGATGAATCTTGTATGTGGATTTGGCTGCAGAGAGTTCAACACTTGATTGAAGGGCGAAACTCTCAAATAGCAGAACATTCAGATTGAGGGAGTTTGTAGGAAAAGTTCTATCTCTGCTCGTGGTCATATAAAGTTGTTATGCTTATTTACTTTGTGCATTGATGTTTTTCTGGAGAATATCTCTGAAGGTAGAGATCAGTCGCTGAATA
Protein-coding sequences here:
- the LOC140004534 gene encoding uncharacterized protein, with the protein product MEVRNGGEEIDRLERGLLLDSSGSSVDSQSANDEEEEETDHFDEEEPVLYTASFEEAEENFVNYETVQWVLYSLLLILAWGIGLFMLLYLPFRRYILRKHIRSRKLYVTPNAIVYKVIKPVPFPCFGVFKREKHIVLPSVADIAIEQGYLQSKFGVYSIRIENVGVRRPPSDDLQIQGIANPHAFRKAVLMRLSNIRSQAFSRQASAVEDTNSRLAQSSTASMSPSKFLRHDSSSHIPEWVILQKLEEVGSSVKRVQHLIEGRNSQIAEHSD